The Salvelinus fontinalis isolate EN_2023a chromosome 31, ASM2944872v1, whole genome shotgun sequence genome has a window encoding:
- the LOC129830363 gene encoding testis-expressed protein 49-like: MAFFGITNLGYQNPIGDKMLVNPRASASHRGKSTPDSLTFTDEVDLRSSTKQSRLPPIQVQRGPPKCTDTCSIYNQPPPFSPDIHQGSQERYREMLKRVQTPRSPNQLYSVPLTDSQQCGWWMPNGGQGNTQERWTQVRRFPRKNSEMTKFVKEMSMTDREFSLF; the protein is encoded by the exons ATGGCTTTCTTCGGGATAACAAATTTGGGCTATCAAAATCCCATCGGAGACAAGATGCTAGTGAATCCACGAGCGTCTGCTTCCCACCGCG GTAAAAGCACGCCAGACTCCCTGACCTTTACAGATGAGGTTGATTTAAGGAGCTCTACCAAACAGTCAAGACTGCCCCCTATACAAGTCCAGAGGGGACCCCCAAAATGCACTGATACCTGCAGCATCTACAACCAGCCACCTCCCTTCAGCCCAGACATACACCAGGGGAGCCAGGAGCGATACAGAGAGATGCTCAAACGGGTTCAGACACCCAGAT CCCCGAACCAGCTTTACTCAGTGCCCCTGACAGACAGCCAGCAGTGTGGATGGTGGATGCCCAATGGAGGCCAAGGGAATACGCAGGAACGCTGGACCCAAGTCAGACGATTCCCCCGCAAGAACAGTGAGATGACGAA GTTTGTGAAAGAGATGTCAATGACGGACCGGGAGTTCAGCTTATTTTGA